The following proteins come from a genomic window of Notamacropus eugenii isolate mMacEug1 chromosome X, mMacEug1.pri_v2, whole genome shotgun sequence:
- the TIMM8A gene encoding mitochondrial import inner membrane translocase subunit Tim8 A produces the protein MDSSSSIAGLGSVDPQLQHFIEVETQKQRFQQLVHQMTELCWEKCMDKPGPKLDSRAESCFVNCVERFIDTSQFILNRLEQTQKSRPAFSESLSD, from the exons ATGGATTCCTCTTCGTCCattgcagggctgggctccgtggACCCGCAACTGCAGCATTTCATCGAGGTGGAAACCCAGAAGCAGCGATTTCAGCAGTTGGTGCACCAAATGACTGAACTGTGCTGG GAAAAGTGCATGGACAAGCCTGGACCCAAATTGGACAGTCGAGCAGAATCCTGTTTTGTGAACTGCGTGGAGCGATTCATTGACACAAGCCAGTTCATCCTGAACCGACTGGAGCAGACACAGAAGTCCAGACCAGCCTTCTCCGAAAGCTTGTCTGACTGA